The following are encoded in a window of Amaranthus tricolor cultivar Red isolate AtriRed21 chromosome 2, ASM2621246v1, whole genome shotgun sequence genomic DNA:
- the LOC130806487 gene encoding uncharacterized protein LOC130806487, with protein sequence MATMGIRSAIATGARFMAVPSRSSSSINVASKLISSPFSSSSNRAISSASRLASMLGMVESQKPLHSAIASARLKSILSLDSSCWSQLSLGFALPF encoded by the exons ATGGCAACCATGGGAATAAGATCAGCCATTGCAACCGGAGCTAGATTCATGGCGGTTCCATCAAGATCATCATCTTCCATTAATGTCGCTTCAAAGCTTATATCTTCCccattttcatcttcatcaaaTAGAGCCATTTCCTCCGCTTCTAG GTTGGCTTCAATGTTGGGAATGGTTGAGTCACAAAAGCCGCTTCATAGTGCAATTGCATCTGCTAGGCTTAAGTCAATTCTTTCTCTTGATTCTAGCTGCTGGAGTCAGCTTTCTTTAG GATTTGCTTTGCCTTTCTGA